One part of the Phycisphaerae bacterium genome encodes these proteins:
- a CDS encoding 6-carboxytetrahydropterin synthase — protein sequence MTTIVRTIQFSAGHRLRQHEGKCAHVHGHNYTVEFHATAEQLDSLGRVMDFSVLRDRLGGWIDQHWDHGFICSKDDREVLDAMALVSGQKLFVMEVNPTAENLARYLLDVVGPEQLAGTGVRLVRVVLAETENCRAEVSI from the coding sequence ATGACCACGATCGTTCGCACCATTCAATTCAGCGCCGGTCACCGCCTGCGGCAACATGAGGGCAAGTGCGCCCATGTTCACGGGCACAACTACACGGTCGAGTTCCACGCCACTGCCGAGCAGCTCGACAGCCTCGGCCGGGTGATGGACTTCAGCGTACTAAGAGATCGACTCGGCGGCTGGATCGACCAACATTGGGACCACGGGTTCATCTGTAGCAAAGACGACCGGGAGGTGCTTGATGCGATGGCTCTGGTCTCGGGGCAGAAGCTCTTTGTGATGGAGGTCAACCCGACGGCGGAGAACCTGGCCCGGTACTTGCTGGACGTCGTCGGGCCGGAGCAACTCGCGGGCACGGGTGTTCGGTTGGTGCGGGTCGTTCTTGCCGAGACCGAAAACTGCCGGGCGGAGGTGAGTATCTGA
- the queF gene encoding preQ(1) synthase: MDGLHHLGKPSNQPTEKVDLIEWSGQPMTVRLECSEFTSLCPVTGQPDFGQIIIEYVPGRFLVETKSLKLYLWKYRSEPGFNESLVDRIASDLFEQIRPLWLRVRGQFNPRGGIRVTATAERGDNRHRPS; encoded by the coding sequence ATGGACGGACTGCACCATCTGGGGAAACCGTCGAACCAGCCGACGGAGAAGGTGGACCTGATCGAATGGTCCGGCCAGCCGATGACCGTGCGCCTGGAGTGCTCGGAGTTCACGTCGCTGTGCCCGGTGACCGGTCAGCCGGACTTCGGGCAAATCATCATCGAGTATGTACCCGGGCGATTTCTGGTCGAGACCAAGTCGCTCAAGCTATACCTGTGGAAGTATCGCAGCGAGCCGGGGTTCAACGAGAGCCTGGTTGACAGGATCGCCTCCGACCTCTTCGAGCAGATCCGGCCGTTGTGGCTGCGGGTGAGGGGGCAATTCAACCCCCGCGGCGGCATCCGCGTCACCGCCACCGCCGAGCGAGGAGACAACCGGCACCGACCGTCATGA